One Lactobacillus sp. ESL0785 DNA window includes the following coding sequences:
- a CDS encoding tyrosine-protein phosphatase, with protein sequence MAHQRIVALDGPLNFRDVGGYQNSVGQTVKWNKIYRSDSLSSLTPHDQQKLADLHVTVDCDLRSAYEKETSPDKSWFKREFVDVPVYSEDIADQQNDRKVYRFLHHIPDMKDNFIGRIYQQTLLSPHSQDIFTQIFAQLLELPEDEALVYHCSAGKDRTGMVSALILMALGVDDDTIARDYLLTNELYDFAISRQLPSNDDISKMVAKMNVTKGEGIAIRGITETIRGGWGDFANFFQKQLGFTADDLMQLRRMYLE encoded by the coding sequence ATGGCACATCAGCGAATTGTTGCTTTAGATGGACCGCTAAACTTTAGGGATGTTGGCGGCTACCAGAATTCGGTTGGTCAGACGGTTAAATGGAATAAAATTTATCGCTCGGACTCATTAAGTTCACTTACACCACATGACCAACAAAAACTGGCGGATTTGCACGTTACAGTTGATTGTGATTTGCGTTCAGCATATGAAAAAGAGACTTCTCCTGATAAGTCATGGTTTAAACGCGAATTTGTTGATGTTCCCGTTTACTCCGAGGATATTGCGGATCAGCAAAATGACCGTAAGGTGTACCGCTTTTTGCATCATATTCCAGATATGAAGGATAATTTTATTGGGCGGATATACCAGCAGACACTCCTTAGTCCCCATAGTCAGGATATTTTTACTCAGATTTTTGCGCAATTATTGGAATTACCAGAAGATGAGGCACTTGTCTATCATTGTAGTGCCGGCAAGGATAGGACGGGCATGGTATCTGCTCTGATTTTAATGGCGTTAGGTGTTGATGATGATACCATTGCTCGTGATTATTTGTTAACTAATGAGTTATATGATTTTGCTATTTCGCGACAGTTGCCGAGTAATGACGATATTTCTAAAATGGTTGCTAAGATGAATGTTACTAAAGGTGAAGGAATTGCCATTCGCGGCATTACGGAAACCATTCGTGGCGGTTGGGGCGACTTTGCCAATTTCTTTCAAAAACAGTTGGGTTTTACTGCAGATGATTTGATGCAATTAAGGCGGATGTATTTAGAATAA
- the glpK gene encoding glycerol kinase GlpK — protein sequence MLKKYVMAIDEGTTSTRAMIIDHQGKKVASSQKEFPQYFPQPGWVEHKAEEIWHAVQTTIANAIINSGLRPEQIAGIGITNQRETTVIWDKKTGKPIYNAIVWQSRQTTALAEKLKKAGYSKMIHKKTGLIIDPYFSATKIRWILDHVDGAQEKAENGDLLFGTIDSWLLWKLTDGEIHVTDYTNASRTMLFNIHDLKWDDDILKILNIPKKMLPEVKSNSEIYGYTKSYTFFGGKVPICGMAGDQQAALVGQLALKKGMVKNTYGTGSFIVMNTGEEPTESDNNLLTTIAYGINGKVSYALEGSVFVSGSAVQWLRDSMKMIKTAAESESAARASKSENEVYVVPAFTGLGAPYWDSEARGSVFGVTRGTDRNDFIKATLQSLAYQTRDVVDTMQIDSGIDIPTLRVDGGASNNDYLLQFQADILGIKIDRSKTLETTAMGAAFLAGLAVGYWKDVDELKNIFVVGKTFDAQMPKEERERLYAGWKRAVKATQVYAHGE from the coding sequence ATGTTAAAAAAGTATGTGATGGCAATTGACGAGGGTACAACTTCAACTCGGGCAATGATTATTGATCATCAGGGCAAGAAAGTTGCGTCATCGCAAAAGGAATTTCCACAATATTTTCCCCAACCTGGTTGGGTTGAGCACAAGGCTGAAGAAATTTGGCATGCTGTGCAGACAACAATTGCTAATGCGATTATTAATTCGGGTCTGCGGCCTGAGCAAATTGCCGGTATCGGAATTACTAATCAAAGAGAAACAACTGTTATTTGGGATAAAAAAACAGGTAAGCCAATTTATAATGCGATTGTGTGGCAATCACGGCAAACAACTGCTTTAGCTGAAAAGCTGAAAAAAGCTGGTTACAGTAAGATGATTCATAAAAAGACGGGCCTCATTATTGACCCGTACTTTAGTGCAACGAAAATTCGCTGGATTTTAGACCACGTTGATGGCGCTCAAGAAAAAGCTGAAAATGGCGATTTACTGTTTGGGACGATTGATTCATGGCTATTATGGAAGTTAACTGATGGCGAGATACATGTAACTGACTATACTAATGCTTCAAGAACAATGCTTTTTAACATTCATGATTTAAAGTGGGATGATGATATTCTTAAAATACTGAACATTCCTAAGAAAATGCTGCCAGAAGTTAAGTCAAACTCAGAAATTTATGGTTATACCAAGTCTTATACCTTTTTTGGTGGGAAAGTGCCAATCTGCGGGATGGCCGGTGATCAGCAGGCAGCACTTGTAGGCCAACTTGCGCTAAAGAAGGGTATGGTTAAGAATACTTATGGCACGGGTTCATTCATCGTGATGAATACTGGTGAGGAACCGACTGAGTCTGATAATAACTTATTAACTACGATTGCCTATGGGATTAACGGTAAGGTTTCTTATGCACTTGAGGGTTCTGTCTTTGTTTCTGGTAGTGCAGTTCAATGGCTGCGCGATTCAATGAAAATGATTAAGACGGCGGCAGAATCAGAATCAGCAGCACGTGCATCTAAATCAGAAAATGAAGTATATGTGGTACCAGCATTTACGGGCTTGGGTGCGCCATATTGGGATTCTGAAGCACGTGGTTCTGTCTTCGGTGTTACACGTGGAACAGATAGGAATGACTTTATTAAGGCGACGCTGCAGTCGCTTGCTTACCAAACTCGAGACGTTGTTGATACAATGCAGATTGATTCTGGAATCGATATTCCGACGTTGCGTGTCGATGGTGGCGCCTCTAATAATGATTATCTTTTACAATTTCAAGCTGATATTTTAGGAATTAAGATTGATCGCTCAAAAACGCTTGAGACAACAGCAATGGGGGCTGCCTTTTTAGCTGGTCTTGCGGTTGGCTATTGGAAAGATGTTGATGAACTGAAAAATATTTTTGTTGTTGGTAAGACTTTTGATGCACAAATGCCTAAAGAAGAACGTGAGCGACTTTATGCAGGCTGGAAGCGAGCAGTTAAGGCTACTCAAGTTTATGCCCATGGCGAGTAG
- the thiD gene encoding bifunctional hydroxymethylpyrimidine kinase/phosphomethylpyrimidine kinase → MMKKELIALTIAGNDSDGSAGMTADLHSFYARGIYGMGLLTAAVAGNTTGIYAQEVMPLAFIQKQFDVLNDDFQINALKTGMLANKAVINCVASNLRKYQMGKIVLDPVIMTKHGNTLLDDDAYQAFLTELLPLADIITPNFYEQQKLTGLKLANQAEIKQGALKLQKMGAKNVLMKGRHDNSEQSTVTDILLTADGQFHEFSKPYINTDRINGTGDTLSAVIAAELAKGKSILASVATAKDFTYEAIAHPIAVGSKYGPINHFAAQQDVK, encoded by the coding sequence ATTATGAAAAAAGAACTTATTGCTTTAACAATTGCGGGAAATGACAGTGATGGCAGTGCTGGTATGACCGCTGATTTACATTCATTTTATGCACGGGGAATTTACGGCATGGGACTATTAACTGCTGCCGTTGCCGGTAATACTACCGGTATCTATGCTCAAGAAGTAATGCCACTTGCTTTTATCCAAAAACAATTTGATGTCTTAAACGATGATTTTCAGATTAATGCCCTAAAAACGGGAATGTTGGCCAATAAGGCAGTGATTAATTGTGTAGCCAGCAACTTACGCAAGTATCAGATGGGCAAGATTGTACTTGACCCAGTAATTATGACTAAGCATGGCAATACCTTGCTTGACGATGATGCCTACCAAGCATTTCTAACTGAGTTATTGCCACTTGCTGATATTATTACACCCAATTTTTATGAACAACAAAAGCTAACTGGATTAAAGTTAGCTAATCAAGCGGAAATTAAACAAGGTGCTTTAAAATTGCAGAAAATGGGCGCTAAAAATGTACTCATGAAAGGCCGGCATGATAATAGCGAACAAAGTACAGTCACTGACATACTTTTAACTGCAGATGGTCAATTCCACGAATTCAGTAAGCCATACATTAACACTGACCGAATTAACGGAACCGGGGACACCCTTTCCGCTGTTATCGCCGCAGAACTGGCTAAAGGCAAGTCAATCTTGGCTAGTGTTGCCACGGCTAAAGATTTTACTTATGAAGCAATTGCCCACCCAATTGCTGTTGGGTCAAAGTATGGCCCAATTAATCATTTTGCTGCACAACAAGATGTTAAGTAA
- a CDS encoding cobalamin biosynthesis protein CobQ, producing the protein MADKTIKIAYLYEDLMNTYGDSGDVKIIRYLLKKQNYTTQIDNVSLSDPFNAFDYDFVFFGGGQDFEQTVVAKDLPRHKETLTAYINAGHPMLGVCGGYQLVGTYYQTIGGTMIKGLDILPFHTVFKADKRMIGDTHYTTEWGEVTAFENHSGQTYFDDPTLKPLGKMIAGYGNNPQDGLEGLHYHNFIGTYSHGPILRNLNVAQAIVKMVLDWHHERITK; encoded by the coding sequence ATGGCAGATAAGACAATTAAAATTGCATACTTGTACGAAGATTTAATGAATACTTACGGTGATTCCGGCGATGTTAAAATCATCCGTTACTTATTAAAAAAGCAAAATTATACCACCCAAATCGACAATGTTTCCTTAAGCGATCCGTTTAATGCCTTTGATTATGACTTTGTTTTTTTTGGCGGCGGGCAAGATTTTGAACAAACTGTTGTCGCCAAGGATTTACCGCGCCATAAAGAAACTCTGACTGCTTATATTAACGCTGGTCACCCCATGTTGGGCGTTTGTGGCGGCTACCAACTTGTCGGTACTTATTACCAAACCATTGGTGGCACCATGATTAAAGGGCTAGATATCTTACCCTTCCATACTGTCTTCAAAGCTGATAAGCGCATGATTGGCGATACTCATTACACGACTGAATGGGGTGAAGTTACAGCCTTTGAAAACCATTCAGGTCAGACCTATTTCGATGATCCTACGCTAAAGCCTTTAGGTAAAATGATTGCCGGTTATGGCAACAATCCTCAAGATGGTCTTGAAGGATTACATTATCATAATTTCATTGGTACCTATTCTCACGGCCCGATTTTGCGGAACTTGAACGTAGCACAAGCAATCGTCAAGATGGTCTTAGACTGGCATCATGAACGAATAACTAAATAA
- the lepB gene encoding signal peptidase I — protein MAKKVNNQTADEESWGQFFLKLVAMMVIISGATLLIFSYFLSNNRVSGASMQPNFENNERLISQRHFTPQRNQVVVLRAPKAAQDVPGTFYVKRIIGLPGDKIVSKNDKMYVNGKLLPEPYLENNFKKIDNDAGTTYTTNFTYHVPKGTYWVMGDHRDISKDSRFFGSIKRSALIGKVTVRYWPLNRIQHF, from the coding sequence ATGGCTAAAAAGGTAAATAACCAAACTGCTGATGAGGAAAGTTGGGGGCAATTTTTCTTAAAACTTGTGGCGATGATGGTGATTATTTCAGGCGCGACGTTATTGATTTTTTCGTATTTTCTTTCAAATAATCGTGTTTCTGGTGCATCAATGCAGCCAAATTTTGAAAATAATGAGCGTCTGATTTCACAGCGTCATTTTACACCTCAGCGGAATCAAGTAGTAGTTTTGCGTGCACCTAAAGCAGCGCAAGATGTCCCAGGTACCTTTTATGTTAAGCGAATCATTGGTCTTCCGGGTGATAAAATTGTTTCTAAAAATGACAAGATGTATGTTAATGGTAAGCTTTTACCAGAGCCATATTTAGAGAATAATTTTAAAAAGATTGATAATGATGCTGGGACAACTTATACTACTAATTTTACTTATCATGTACCTAAAGGTACTTACTGGGTAATGGGAGATCATCGTGATATTTCAAAAGATTCGCGCTTTTTTGGTTCAATTAAGCGAAGTGCATTGATTGGTAAAGTCACGGTTAGATATTGGCCACTTAATCGAATTCAGCATTTTTAA
- a CDS encoding DMT family transporter, with protein sequence MVTNKQRHLWAFLAGLACVMWGISGLFAKSLFNLSSEITPIWLTQIRMVVSGFVLLLVAGIVRQKPIATMKNKHDAGIIIAYGILGLLPVQLFYFITVQKANPAIATILQFIGPFFVMGYLIIRHQQTLRRLDLLAAITAFIGVALLATHGDFSHLAITPEVLMWGMLAAIGVATNTLIPINVLQRVSSLVVTGWGLLSAGICLTIIHPVWPHIRLTAQVWLSVAVVIVIGTLIPFQLMTNSLRFIKASTASLLDAFEPFSATIGSVLCFGLIMTPLDWLGAVLVVIAAMALNITPKSKNKIE encoded by the coding sequence ATGGTTACAAATAAGCAGCGTCATCTGTGGGCTTTCTTAGCAGGATTAGCTTGTGTGATGTGGGGAATTTCGGGCCTATTTGCCAAGTCACTTTTTAACCTTAGTTCAGAAATTACGCCGATTTGGTTAACACAAATTCGGATGGTTGTTTCTGGCTTTGTGTTATTGCTGGTAGCAGGAATTGTGAGGCAAAAGCCGATAGCGACAATGAAGAACAAGCATGATGCGGGTATAATTATTGCATACGGCATTCTTGGCTTGTTACCAGTACAATTGTTTTATTTTATTACCGTGCAAAAAGCAAATCCGGCAATTGCAACTATTTTACAGTTTATTGGGCCCTTCTTTGTAATGGGGTATTTAATTATTAGACACCAACAAACGTTACGGCGACTTGATTTATTGGCAGCAATTACTGCATTTATTGGTGTTGCCTTACTGGCAACACATGGTGATTTTAGTCACTTAGCAATTACACCTGAAGTATTAATGTGGGGAATGCTAGCCGCAATTGGAGTTGCGACTAATACCTTGATTCCAATTAATGTATTGCAGCGCGTTTCAAGTTTAGTAGTTACGGGTTGGGGGTTACTTTCTGCCGGAATTTGTCTGACGATTATTCATCCTGTGTGGCCGCATATTAGATTAACTGCACAAGTTTGGCTGTCAGTAGCAGTGGTAATTGTGATTGGTACTTTGATCCCGTTTCAATTAATGACAAATTCGCTGCGCTTTATAAAGGCTTCGACGGCTAGTTTACTTGATGCTTTTGAGCCATTTTCGGCAACAATTGGTTCGGTTTTGTGCTTTGGCTTAATAATGACACCACTTGATTGGCTGGGGGCAGTGCTGGTAGTAATTGCGGCAATGGCACTGAATATTACACCGAAATCAAAAAATAAAATTGAGTAG
- the tenA gene encoding thiaminase II codes for MEKFTDQLYQIVSGLWHQSMVHPFVQELSSGQLPLTKFRFYLLQDQYYLHEFSQFHQAIAAKTDNKLAKKFLLASVQDLHDCELTIRTHFFKQLKITAAEVAQTPIAPTAYAYVNHLNMTLNHAGIGPAVAAAVPCYWLYQKVGQQLAVAGSPVSYYQEWIDTYDGDWYAINVKRILRLTNMLAESGTAADRHEMQTAFVRSSYYELHFWQMAYEEEKWL; via the coding sequence ATGGAAAAATTTACAGATCAACTTTATCAAATTGTAAGTGGTTTATGGCATCAAAGTATGGTTCATCCATTTGTTCAGGAATTGAGTAGCGGGCAACTTCCACTGACTAAGTTTCGTTTTTATTTACTGCAAGACCAGTATTATTTGCATGAATTTAGCCAGTTTCATCAAGCAATTGCAGCGAAGACGGATAATAAGTTGGCAAAAAAATTTTTGTTAGCTAGTGTGCAGGACTTGCATGATTGTGAGTTAACGATACGTACACACTTTTTTAAGCAATTAAAAATTACAGCAGCTGAAGTTGCGCAAACGCCAATAGCACCAACAGCGTATGCCTATGTTAATCATTTAAATATGACTTTGAACCATGCTGGGATTGGTCCAGCAGTGGCAGCAGCGGTGCCATGTTATTGGTTGTATCAAAAAGTAGGTCAACAACTAGCAGTTGCTGGTTCACCAGTTTCTTATTATCAAGAGTGGATTGATACTTATGACGGTGATTGGTATGCGATTAACGTTAAGCGAATTTTAAGGTTGACTAATATGCTGGCAGAATCGGGTACGGCAGCTGATCGGCATGAAATGCAGACAGCTTTTGTTCGCAGCAGTTACTATGAATTGCATTTTTGGCAGATGGCATATGAAGAAGAAAAATGGTTGTAA
- a CDS encoding AEC family transporter, with protein MQVFLTSVSSVVVIILIMTLGFLLKQFNWIDDSFGKEISSIITKIALPASIFTAVMKNLSRNSLLQLSTELLFPALGVIIGYIIAWLCVKVFKIKAGRRGIFMNAVVNANTIFIGMPLNMALFGDKAMSYFLVYYIINTVSTWAFGVFLIQNDDPTTKDKKVSHKINWKKLLPMPLVGFVVALVWMLLGIPVPSFLNSTLTYVGNLVTPLSLVYIGIVLHDAGIKNVKFDRDSILALIGRFILSPIILITLIKIGMSAGFNMPSLMRQTLIVQSATPMLAVLPILANESHGDVKYATNIVVESTILFIIVVPILMTILQFI; from the coding sequence ATGCAAGTCTTTTTAACATCTGTATCAAGCGTTGTCGTAATTATCTTAATCATGACTCTAGGCTTTTTACTCAAACAATTCAATTGGATTGATGATTCATTTGGCAAAGAAATCTCAAGTATCATTACTAAAATTGCCTTACCAGCTTCAATCTTTACTGCTGTAATGAAGAACCTAAGTCGTAACAGCTTATTGCAATTATCAACCGAATTATTGTTCCCAGCATTAGGCGTAATTATCGGTTACATCATTGCTTGGCTCTGCGTTAAGGTTTTCAAGATCAAAGCAGGACGACGGGGAATTTTCATGAACGCCGTGGTTAATGCCAATACAATCTTTATTGGCATGCCGCTTAACATGGCTCTGTTTGGCGACAAGGCAATGTCGTACTTTTTAGTTTACTATATTATTAATACCGTTTCTACTTGGGCCTTCGGCGTTTTCTTAATTCAAAACGATGACCCAACCACTAAGGATAAGAAGGTCAGCCACAAAATTAATTGGAAAAAATTATTGCCTATGCCGCTTGTTGGCTTTGTGGTTGCTTTAGTCTGGATGTTATTAGGTATCCCCGTACCAAGCTTCCTTAACTCTACCCTAACTTACGTTGGCAACTTAGTAACTCCACTTTCACTTGTCTATATTGGCATTGTCTTGCACGATGCTGGAATTAAAAATGTTAAGTTTGACCGTGATTCAATCTTAGCTTTAATTGGCCGTTTTATCCTTTCACCAATCATTTTAATTACCTTAATTAAAATCGGAATGAGCGCCGGCTTTAACATGCCAAGCTTGATGCGACAGACTTTAATTGTGCAATCAGCAACACCAATGCTAGCTGTTTTACCAATTTTAGCTAACGAATCACACGGTGATGTTAAGTATGCAACTAATATTGTAGTTGAAAGCACCATTTTATTTATTATCGTTGTCCCAATTTTAATGACTATTTTACAATTTATCTAA
- the thiM gene encoding hydroxyethylthiazole kinase, producing MQLELLDKLRKQNPVVLNAANFVTVQDVANGLNAIGASPIMSNEIDETDEMVNMASSVAINMGSLTKLQIAHMKKMGDLAREYRKPIVLDPVAIGAVRYRLNIAQDLLWNFHVGIIRGNAGEIAALGEFNWHAKGIDAGSGTGNLDEITKKVAQKYHCVVIASGATDTISDGHNLVHVHNGTPLFQVHVGSGDMLTSIVAAFSAVTNNLFEAAQVATLIFGATGQLLVQDHPNVGPGSFSMYLMDYLAKVKTTDIEKIADYD from the coding sequence ATGCAGTTAGAATTATTAGATAAATTACGTAAGCAAAATCCTGTTGTACTCAATGCAGCTAACTTTGTGACTGTTCAAGATGTTGCTAATGGCTTAAATGCAATTGGTGCTTCCCCAATTATGAGTAATGAAATCGATGAAACTGATGAAATGGTCAACATGGCTTCATCTGTGGCTATTAACATGGGCAGCTTAACTAAGTTGCAAATTGCTCACATGAAAAAAATGGGTGATTTGGCTCGAGAATATCGTAAGCCGATCGTGCTTGATCCTGTAGCGATCGGTGCTGTACGTTATCGACTGAATATCGCTCAAGATCTACTCTGGAACTTTCACGTCGGAATTATTCGCGGTAATGCTGGTGAAATTGCTGCTTTAGGTGAATTTAATTGGCATGCTAAAGGAATAGATGCTGGTTCTGGTACTGGCAACCTTGATGAAATTACCAAAAAAGTAGCCCAGAAATACCATTGTGTAGTTATTGCCAGTGGCGCTACTGACACTATTAGTGATGGTCACAATCTGGTTCATGTGCATAATGGCACCCCTCTCTTCCAGGTACACGTTGGTTCAGGCGACATGCTAACCAGTATTGTAGCTGCTTTTAGTGCTGTAACTAACAACCTTTTTGAAGCTGCTCAAGTTGCCACTTTAATTTTTGGAGCAACAGGACAATTATTAGTTCAAGACCATCCTAATGTTGGCCCTGGTAGTTTTAGCATGTACTTAATGGACTATTTAGCTAAAGTAAAAACTACTGATATTGAAAAAATTGCTGATTATGATTAA
- the thiD gene encoding bifunctional hydroxymethylpyrimidine kinase/phosphomethylpyrimidine kinase, translating into MATKINSFPQVLTIAGTDSGGGAGIMADLKTFQMQGVFGTAVVVAVTAQNTLGVQASHLLPLEMIDAQCASLAADFNIRATKTGMLGDAEHVHQVALNLQKYDFGPITVDPVMVAKGGAHLLSADAVETVKTELLPLANLITPNLPEAQVLTGIKVTNEQQYPNLAHSLQALGVKNVLIKGGHSTDEQVRDFALLEDGSSFWVSSPRTHTKRTHGTGDTLAAAITSQLALGHTLPEAIKLAKQYVTKTIEQTIQVGHGHGPLNHWAK; encoded by the coding sequence ATGGCAACCAAAATTAATTCATTTCCCCAAGTTCTAACAATTGCCGGAACTGATTCAGGTGGTGGTGCCGGAATTATGGCCGATCTGAAAACTTTTCAAATGCAAGGCGTTTTCGGCACTGCCGTCGTAGTAGCTGTCACCGCACAAAACACTCTCGGTGTACAGGCATCACACTTGCTTCCGCTTGAGATGATTGACGCACAATGTGCATCTTTAGCAGCAGACTTTAATATTCGCGCGACTAAAACTGGTATGCTCGGTGATGCCGAACATGTTCACCAAGTTGCCTTAAACTTGCAAAAATATGACTTTGGACCGATTACTGTCGATCCAGTCATGGTCGCTAAAGGTGGAGCCCACTTGTTAAGTGCAGATGCAGTTGAAACCGTAAAAACTGAACTTTTACCTCTCGCCAACTTAATAACACCCAATTTACCAGAAGCACAGGTATTAACTGGCATAAAAGTCACTAATGAGCAACAATATCCAAATTTAGCTCATTCATTACAAGCTCTAGGCGTTAAAAATGTCTTGATTAAAGGTGGTCACTCAACTGATGAACAAGTTCGCGACTTTGCCTTGCTAGAGGACGGTTCTAGCTTTTGGGTCAGCAGTCCACGAACACATACCAAGCGAACACACGGCACTGGTGACACACTAGCCGCAGCCATCACGTCTCAGCTGGCTTTAGGCCATACTTTGCCTGAAGCAATTAAATTAGCCAAACAATACGTTACCAAAACCATTGAACAAACAATTCAAGTTGGCCATGGTCACGGCCCGCTCAATCATTGGGCTAAATAA
- the thiE gene encoding thiamine phosphate synthase produces MSKFNSKILHAYFICGSQDLPAGKTLPDIVEEALKAGITAFQFRDKGAGSTLKPQDRLPMAQKLHQLCQKYKVPFFIDDDVELAQKVHAEGIHVGQSDEAITQVVAEVGKQMIVGYSCSTLAEVQQANQITGIDYYGSGPIFTTHSKADADPEIGTTGLSQLIHHTSRPIVAIGGIRVPDLPAIAQTGVAGASVISMIAQSKNIKQTVKAMLTAPWQY; encoded by the coding sequence ATGTCAAAATTTAATTCTAAAATTTTACACGCCTATTTTATTTGTGGTAGTCAAGATCTACCAGCTGGCAAAACACTGCCAGATATCGTTGAAGAAGCCTTAAAAGCCGGCATTACAGCTTTTCAATTTCGTGATAAAGGTGCTGGTTCAACTTTAAAACCTCAAGACCGCTTACCTATGGCGCAGAAATTGCACCAACTTTGTCAAAAATACAAGGTACCATTTTTCATTGATGACGATGTCGAATTAGCCCAAAAAGTCCACGCTGAAGGTATCCATGTGGGGCAAAGTGATGAGGCTATTACCCAAGTAGTCGCCGAAGTTGGTAAACAAATGATTGTGGGCTATTCCTGTTCAACTTTAGCCGAAGTCCAGCAAGCTAATCAAATTACCGGAATTGATTATTACGGCAGCGGCCCAATTTTTACTACTCATTCAAAAGCTGATGCTGATCCTGAAATTGGGACAACTGGACTTAGCCAACTAATTCACCATACTTCACGGCCAATTGTTGCTATCGGTGGAATCAGAGTTCCAGACCTACCGGCAATTGCTCAGACAGGGGTTGCTGGAGCTAGCGTCATTTCGATGATTGCTCAAAGCAAAAATATTAAGCAAACAGTTAAGGCTATGCTTACTGCACCATGGCAATATTAG